In Hymenobacter sp. DG01, one genomic interval encodes:
- a CDS encoding T9SS type A sorting domain-containing protein, which yields MKMVRFRLRSACQKFLLQKSTTYASRSLTNRQFGSLLLGVGLVLATHGANAQLVAPVKDWDRVYGGYETERLNVVIPTADGGYLLGQHSQSGAGGTRTQPSQGGADYFIVKIGADGSTQWDRRYGGTGDDNITCIKQAPDGGYFLGGTTRSEKSGDVSQPHTGPFSYGESIEDFWIVRIDAQGNKLWDRRAGGDFYDNARAMCLTPDGGVLVAGGSNSEASGTKSYNNRGVFDMYLVKIDKAGIIEWDEQFGGAGDEEAFDLQPTTDGGYLLAGYSDTPVGPHKTSASKGKLDYWLVKLSADGKKQWDRSYGGDETEYLTTLTPASDGGWLLGGRTYSGASGDKSEASRGNLDYWVLRLDAQYNKVWDKTVGGAGDDVMTTAAVTPGNGWLLGGTTNSDASGDKTQGSQGMRDYWVVSLTPQGTKQWDARFGGGYDEIMTGVLPAADGGILLSGTSLSLRSGDKSTNSIGLGSGWLVKLRSGGFVTSARTPAGHDDAWQVYPNPAHDYLSVRKIQGRNEQASFELRDAMGRLVRQATLSAAGTIPSSISLTGVPTGVYSLLITDANATRYVHRITIQ from the coding sequence CGCTTCCGGCTGCGCTCAGCTTGTCAGAAATTCTTGTTGCAGAAATCGACTACATACGCCTCCCGATCGTTAACTAACCGGCAATTCGGCTCCTTACTGTTAGGAGTAGGGCTGGTACTTGCAACACACGGAGCGAATGCTCAATTAGTGGCACCAGTTAAGGACTGGGACCGAGTGTATGGGGGATATGAAACGGAACGGCTGAATGTGGTTATCCCCACGGCGGATGGCGGGTATTTGCTGGGACAACATTCCCAATCCGGTGCGGGAGGAACCCGTACCCAGCCCTCTCAAGGAGGTGCTGATTACTTCATTGTCAAAATTGGAGCGGACGGATCCACGCAATGGGACCGACGCTACGGCGGAACGGGGGATGATAATATCACCTGTATCAAACAGGCTCCTGATGGCGGATATTTTTTGGGCGGGACTACGCGTTCGGAAAAGTCCGGCGACGTTTCGCAGCCGCACACTGGACCGTTTAGCTACGGCGAGTCAATCGAAGATTTCTGGATTGTGCGGATTGATGCCCAAGGTAATAAGCTGTGGGACCGACGAGCAGGGGGCGACTTTTATGATAATGCCCGAGCTATGTGCCTGACGCCAGATGGAGGCGTGTTGGTTGCCGGAGGCTCCAATTCGGAGGCCAGTGGCACCAAAAGTTATAACAACCGGGGGGTGTTCGACATGTACTTGGTCAAAATTGATAAGGCGGGTATAATAGAATGGGACGAGCAATTTGGTGGCGCAGGAGATGAAGAGGCATTCGATTTGCAGCCTACAACGGATGGTGGCTACCTGCTGGCTGGTTATTCCGATACTCCTGTAGGACCGCACAAAACGTCTGCCAGTAAGGGCAAGCTGGACTATTGGCTGGTGAAGCTGTCTGCTGATGGCAAAAAGCAATGGGACCGATCCTACGGAGGCGATGAAACGGAATACCTCACGACCTTGACGCCTGCCTCGGATGGCGGCTGGCTCTTAGGTGGCCGCACTTACTCCGGTGCTTCAGGCGATAAAAGCGAAGCTTCCCGCGGTAATCTGGACTATTGGGTCTTGCGCCTAGACGCACAATACAACAAGGTGTGGGATAAAACCGTCGGCGGTGCAGGCGATGACGTGATGACTACCGCGGCTGTTACGCCGGGTAACGGATGGTTACTGGGCGGTACAACCAACTCTGACGCCTCCGGCGATAAAACGCAGGGCTCACAAGGAATGCGCGACTACTGGGTAGTCAGCCTGACGCCCCAGGGCACGAAACAATGGGATGCCCGCTTCGGCGGTGGCTACGATGAAATCATGACCGGGGTGTTACCTGCTGCCGATGGGGGCATTTTGCTCAGCGGCACCTCCCTGTCGTTGCGCTCGGGGGATAAATCTACCAACAGCATCGGGCTGGGCAGTGGCTGGTTAGTTAAGCTACGGAGCGGTGGATTCGTTACCTCCGCTCGTACACCTGCTGGACATGATGATGCTTGGCAAGTATATCCTAATCCCGCACATGATTACCTCTCTGTTCGCAAAATACAAGGTAGAAATGAGCAGGCTTCCTTTGAACTGCGAGATGCGATGGGACGCCTAGTAAGGCAAGCCACCCTGAGTGCTGCTGGTACGATTCCTTCCAGTATATCCTTAACGGGCGTGCCTACAGGAGTATATTCCTTACTCATCACAGACGCCAATGCGACTCGCTATGTACATCGCATCACGATACAGTAA